The genomic interval taatTTATCTGCAAATGTAATACGGAtgttttgttcttgtttttcAGCAACTGAATTAGTTCCATCTTTAAACCTTTCCCCGACCAGAAATGCAACAACATTGACTGAAACATAGGCTGGAAAGGAAGAAATCATTTTTCAGCATTCGAGTAATAATAGTGGCTTGGGAAACCATACAACACAAGAGAAGAGAATGTAAAGCCAAATTTATCTTTGCTTTAATTTATCTTTGCTTTAGCACTATCACTCTTACTTTCTAAGCACTTGTATGCACTAATTTTGCACTAACTAAGGTTTTTATATGGTTTCACCGTTGCTGGAGAGCAGCGAAGAAGATAACAACCATCAAAAGAGGAAAATAAATCATAACTTTAGTTCCACTCCTGGTGTTGAAGAAATTCAAGCAAAAGACACAATAGTTGTTTTGCCTTCTGTGAAAAAGTCACATCTTTGGAGGAAACTTAAAACAATGGTTGCGGAAAGTGAAGAAGTTTTGGGAAGAACTTGTTTTGGTATGATAATCACCCTTTCTAGGTTGTTGGAGAACTTTAAGATCTTGAACCTGACGTTTCCATGAGCGAACTAAATAGTCTCAAGGTTTCCTTCACTAAGCTAAAGAAACACGGTTTCAATGTTTCAGCACCCTTGGTAAGGATCAACAAGCTGGTGGCTCTTAAAGATAGACAACTAAAGAAAATGGAGGAGCAAAAGAGTCTAAACAAATAGATGATTGCtttgaaaaaaagaatttgGTGATATCCATTACAACCTTCTTGAGCTGGAGAGGCAACAAGAAGCTATGAAAGAGTAGATATTTCAGATGGAGTCATTTGCAAGAGATCACGGCATAGAGCTTAAAAATCTCGAGTCTGAGTTTAAAGCAATTTCATTTGCTCCCTGGTAAGCAAAACTTTGATGAACTCTCTGATTTTGGTTAAATGTTTGTTTGAGataaatggtttttttttggtcaactgaGATAAATGGTTTCTATGTTACAAAAAAGGCTTTCATTGTTAACATGACTggtttaaaatgtttgtttgcACAAGAGACAATTGTCTGGAAATCACAAATCAtgctttgtttttcttattgaATCTTATTGTAGCAACTTAACCGATTCAtttacaaataatcaaaaacattaaGCCTAAGAAGAACTGTAAAGAGGTCTCTCAAGACCAAACATTTTACATAATCCACCATTAACATAAACGATTTGGCCATTAACACCATTAGCTGAAGTTCTGCCAATTGATTGCATTTGGAATGATAATCAGAAATCTTGTTTCCTAATTGAAACAATACATTGTATCTAgaccaaaataaaagaaatgattaTGAAAAATAAGGGTTCTCTTCATGAGAGGTACTCTTCTCTTGTAGGAGAGAAAATTCCCATCAAAACCCCTCTTCTTGAGAGGTACTCTTCTCTTGGCTTCAAAACTAATGAGCATTGTCGTTTTCCTTACCGTTTGATACCTTGTGTAATGGCTTGTTTGGAGCTAGAAGGTACAAAGAATCTCATCCCGATGAGAATCGAGGTTATGGAGCGCTCAACGTCTCGATATACAGTGACTATTATTATAGTTGAAGCTTCTTTCGACTTGTTATCAAAACTTGCCTAAGTTTGTGTCTCTATCTTTTTACTGCTTTGTATTAGAAACTTTCATTATGATCGCACATCATTTAGATGTTGTCTTTGTCCTTGTAACCAGTTAGAAGTATTAATGAAAACAtgtttgcacaaaaaaaaaagattatgaaaaataaGGAAATTGAAAAATGATAGATAGTAAAAAGTTTCTGAACTTAAATGCAAATTGTGTAGGGTGTAGAATGATAATTTGAAAACATAGGACTATTTAAGTAAAAAAGCAGATAAATAAAGGAGTAGATTTGCTATAGACCCAACAATTAGGGAGCGTTACCATAATAATTAAACCCGCGCCCATCGCACAAAACGCTCGCAAAGTTCAAAAACAATAGTTGAAGAATCctttttttctggttttcttCGCGTCGTATCGTAAGTAGGAGGAGAAGAAAGATCCTTCTCTGTTGGGTTTTCCTTAATTTTCAGATTCTGGGATCAATCTTCTTCGCTATCAAACAACTGGTACATTCTTGATTCTTCGCTATTCAACAACCTTACTACTATTGCATTTTGCAGACACTGGAAACTCTCTTCATACCCTTTTTGTGAGATTAGGGTTACTGTTTGTCGTGATTTCATCAGTCATTTCGATGGTATTGATGTTATGGTTCACAGATAGTTATTAAAGGTTCAAACTTTTAAGAATCAATTTAACCAAAATGACACTTTCTTTcggtttttgtcaaaaaaaaaaaaaaaaagacactttCTTTCGGTTTACCTAAGAAATTAGATTAAAAGTTCTGATTTTTTTGGGAACTAAGCATTAGTTTTGGTATAATAATCCTCTTACGGAAAGattgatttttttagtttcGTGATTAGGATATGGTTCAGAATCATTGGATATAATTATCTCGGTGGATTAAAGAATCTAATCTTATACTCAAATGATTGTACTATATCTCTAAGTTGTGCATATCCTGTTTTAAGATATGGTTTAGAATCATTGAGTATGATCACTTCGGTAATGTTGTTAGGATCAAAGAAACTATCTTAATACTCAAATGATTTGTATATAACTTCTATAAGTTGTGTATGATATAATCAAAAGGTCAAGATCTTGCTTGTTATTGACTTCGTTGTGTGGCTTTTTTACTTTCAGTGGGATTCAAGAGGGAACACAGAAATGGGGAGAAACCCTCGGTTCAGCGTTTAGACAAGAATTGGCTAATCTTGACAAAGATCCAGATAATTACAAGGACTGCAATGAGCAAATTGAGAACCATTGTGAAAGATTTGGATGCAAACGGTATACATGCGTTTCTCACTCAAGTTTCTGAAACAAAAGAGATTGGTTCCGAGTCTGGCGGCTACacggtctctctctctctttgaagaCCTTGCACGTGCAGAGAGATTGATAAAAGAGGCTGATCCATCAGTGAAGTCTACACATAACAGGAGTTATGTAAACGaccaagaagatgatgatgtgtCAGGCTCTCCTTTGTTGGCTTATGCTGACTATAACCAAGAAACCGGTTCAAGAAATCAGGTACAGACATCAAAAAGCTATATCTCTTGTGTGTTCTTTTTTAGGGAAGTTTTTCATTGTTTCAGATTCAGTTCTCTGGTGTTGAAGATGATAACATGGAGTTAGTTTGTTTCCATCAGAGGAACAGAAGCTCTGAGTCTAGGACCAATCGCCCACGAAGTTCAAGACGAAACAGGAAGAAGAGACGTTCAGAACGTAACAGGCACGGTTTCACACAAGATTCATTTACTGTACTGCTAGAGAACAGAGAGCAGCAGCTACGACAGTACAGTGAAAGCTCATCGTCATCACCAATACATGATAGATCGGGTACTACTACTCCAACAGAAGACATCTGTGAGAAACTAAAGATAGATTTGGATTCTGTGGCCaaagtgaagagagaagagagtgaAACAGAGTCAAGACGGGACAGCAGCAAGAAGAGTGTGTTGAGATG from Raphanus sativus cultivar WK10039 unplaced genomic scaffold, ASM80110v3 Scaffold3677, whole genome shotgun sequence carries:
- the LOC108852751 gene encoding protein SINE2-like isoform X1, with the protein product MQTVYMRFSLKFLKQKRLVPSLAATRSLSLFEDLARAERLIKEADPSVKSTHNRSYVNDQEDDDVSGSPLLAYADYNQETGSRNQIQFSGVEDDNMELVCFHQRNRSSESRTNRPRSSRRNRKKRRSERNRHGFTQDSFTVLLENREQQLRQYSESSSSSPIHDRSGTTTPTEDICEKLKIDLDSVAKVKREESETESRRDSSKKSVLRWGLSFFSVVVAGLASFMWVHLQDDMMMPPHLVPT
- the LOC108852751 gene encoding protein SINE2-like isoform X2, with amino-acid sequence MQTVYMRFSLKFLKQKRLVPSLAATRSLSLFEDLARAERLIKEADPSVKSTHNRSYVNDQEDDDVSGSPLLAYADYNQETGSRNQFSGVEDDNMELVCFHQRNRSSESRTNRPRSSRRNRKKRRSERNRHGFTQDSFTVLLENREQQLRQYSESSSSSPIHDRSGTTTPTEDICEKLKIDLDSVAKVKREESETESRRDSSKKSVLRWGLSFFSVVVAGLASFMWVHLQDDMMMPPHLVPT
- the LOC108852751 gene encoding protein SINE2-like isoform X3 → MQTVYMRFSLKFLKQKRLVPSLAATRSLSLFEDLARAERLIKEADPSVKSTHNRSYVNDQEDDDVSGSPLLAYADYNQETGSRNQRNRSSESRTNRPRSSRRNRKKRRSERNRHGFTQDSFTVLLENREQQLRQYSESSSSSPIHDRSGTTTPTEDICEKLKIDLDSVAKVKREESETESRRDSSKKSVLRWGLSFFSVVVAGLASFMWVHLQDDMMMPPHLVPT